The Arachis ipaensis cultivar K30076 chromosome B05, Araip1.1, whole genome shotgun sequence nucleotide sequence ACTCCACGAATTGTTGTATACTTAGTTGAAAAATGCAATAGCAGTATTAGGGATCAAGGTTTTTTGGTTATAATTCTAGAATAGATCAAATCTTCAGTTGTAATTGACCAAAAAAGGTGACAGACATTTGATGGAGGTTTAAATTTTAATGGCTTGTCTATATATATGATTTATGACAGAATACAGTCGCATTATTCATCATTTAATTTATGTTTGATCTTATTTTGTGAGGAAAAATTTAACCTATTAGGTAGTTATTAGCTCATGATACAAATTGTTTGGGTCTTAAGAATTGTGCATACCCTTTTCCAATTTTGGAGATTCGCTAAGGCCTTTCCCCATATCTTTGACCAAATTAAGTATCCGAAACAAGTTGAGAATGCAAAGGTTGCACTAGTTTAACGATAGAGGTTGGCagcaattaaataattatgaACATGGTATATACCCATAGGGTGAAAGCTGATAAACAGAATAACGATCAGTCTTTCTTAATCACGCTCCAAGTAACAGTAATACTTTGTACCGTGCGAAAAATAAAGCTGGAAAAGCCAACGTTAGACATACACATTTCAGCTGGTAAGAACCAATATATTATTGTGTCAACGACAGTAACATATTATAACTTTACATTGCAATGTAGTTTCTTAACCAGACTAAACTTTGCACTGCGATATGGATTTCATGGTTTCACAATCCTTCAGGAGCATCATTTGAAATTCAATCATGCCTAGCCAGAAAGCCAAAACCTTAACACAATATTcatatccaaaataatgaacAATTTTTATCACGTAAAAGACCCCTGCTTATGGCATATTTGAAATCTGTCAAGGTACAACAAATAAGCACAAACAATCATAGAGAAAATTTCACTCCTTCATCATCAGTTGAAGTTCCTTTGAAGACCACAAGCTTCCCCTTTTGCTCTAATATTTTCAGCGCACGATTCAGAATAGTTCGGTCTATTCCTTGAAGCTCTGCAGTACATCAGAAAGAATGAGAAACAAATCCAGTCAAAGCCCAAAACTTAGGAAGTATCTACAATAATATGACTAAAGGAAAAAACAAAAGCCTCAAAAAGCAGGTGATAAACTTAGAAATGTTCGTGttcaaagggtgcatggccgtCGGCCAAGCAAAGAAATAACACTCAACTTGAAGTAAATTTAAGTCACTGTATTTCTTGAAGAAGGATGGGAGCTTCAATGAGCAAACTTAGCATCACATGGCCAAAATATACAAAGTAGTGCCTCAAACTTTTACAATATTGTAATTTGTGTACCACTTATTACTCCAGTCaatgaattaaaaattaaaatatttcatGAACTTATTTACCGAGTAAATACACATTTTAGTTCCTaacaaaaattttgaagaacactTAATCCATCAAATTTAAGAGTCTCTGGTTGGTCCCTCACCATTCAAAAGTGGGAGACATGTTAATCTCTCCATACAAAAGCATTAGAAATGTTCTAATGGTACAAACCTATAGGGCTGGACTACGGTGTCCCCCTTTTTGAATGGTGATTGATATACCACCTTTTTTAGCTTCCTTTTTAAAATGATTAAATCCTGAGGGGACTAATTTACCATTTGAAATTCTCGTCAAACACTAAAATAGGTATAAACTCTATTTTTAATATCTATCCCATTGCTAGCACACTTCCCCATTGCACATCACATAAAGAGAGATCAAAACACAGCATAAAACTCTCAACACTGCTTCAAAAGTATCAAGAATGTATAGAGAGAAGATAAATTACTGAATACTTTTCCTACAATTCATACCCAAATTCCTATTTGGCACGCTGGTTTTCTCCCTGGATGACTTTCATCTATGTTTGTTTCAGTCCAAGGATAGGAGAAAACTTATATCTAATCCCACTTGAAAGGTTTGATTTAACTGAATCAGTAAACAAAATGGAAAGCAAAAATTATTGAAAAGACAGACTACAATTATCAACTCCAAAAGCTATACCATCCCATGCATTAAACACATGATAAGATGATAACACAAATATTAAGAACTAACCAATAACTGCCAAACTTGTCCCATCCCAAATTACAAGATAGTGAAGAATAGGATCTATAAGCATCAACAAATTACCTGTTCCTTGAGATTCAGTCCCAAACCTTATTTCTTCCATCGTCACAACACCGTCTTCCAGCCCATTATCTCTTGCCTAATCAATATCAAAGTGAATTCAAACACAATGCAAACACAGAAACTGGAATGCTGCGGTTATCAAAATAGAAATGGAAACCTACAAATTGTACTAAAATTTCTGCCCACTCTTGAATCCGATGCCAGAGAATAAGACATTTCCTATGTCCTTTATCCATCCACTCAGCACGTCCTGTCAGATTAGAATACCACTTTAGCAATTTTCTCAGAACCAGTCACAACTCACAAGAACAATAAAACACAAGAACAACAAATTCACTGACATGAACCATACCATCAGCTACTAAGGCTGAAAGGAATGCTTCTCTAGCTTCATGAGTAAGAGACCCTGCACTATCAGAAACCAGGAGACAATCATATGACATAAATGCggaaataaaatgcaaaaaaatGGGAACATTTTGAGACCTGTcggttcaataataataataataatgaaatttGCAAGTAAGCAGGAATTTTTTGAACTTACTTCCAATTACAGGATTCGAAAACAGAGGAAATTCTTCTTCAAGCCCAATTACAAATACCTTTTGTGTTCTACAATAATCTAGAATAAGATCCTTCCACAGTTGTACCTGCTTCTCTCTAGTGTCTCTTACTGGCTGCAAACTGAAAATCAGAAACCAAGTTGCATGCAAACCAACCACAAGTTTATGAATGTGTCACTATGAATTAACATTTAATAATAAACAATATGCAATGAATTTTacaaacaaaagagaaaagaatgatTCTGAATAACCATAGTCATGTACAACCTGATAAAACATTCTCATTACATGTAAAATTAGGAGCTCAATGTTCATTAATCATTATGATTTTCAATTATATCTGTAAAATTTGACAAGAGGATTTAAGATCCAACAGAGTAAACTAGTAATAAAGCACACATAGTTTGAATttatcaaacaaaaaataaaaataaaaacttgcaGCGAAGGGGTATTTACGTGAAGTATGGCGGGTAGTTGAAGAAATGTGGTAACTTGAACTCTCCCAATTTCTGCATCTTTCTCGAATGATTCCACTACACAAAGGTTAACGATCTTCTCTTTGGGGATTAAATAGCTCCCTCTCCTTAATGGATCGGTACGGCGCCGTATCACGCAATGATTTTCAACACCTTTCGATTTCGCGAGTTGTTGAAACTTGAAACTGATATTACAGATGAAGAATTGCGATATTGGCGAGAGTGAATAAATGAAAGGAGCTTAAACTCTGCGAACCCTAGCTAGCACCCTTaccaatggaggaagaagaacaaAGTCAGTGAGATGAAGCAAACTGTTGCACACAGAAACGTCGACGTTTCGTAGGTAAACTGAAACTAGAAAATCGCTAGGCGCAATATTTAGtatttttgttgttattatttagtgaatataaatattaaattatttttaacaaataaattttattaatttatatatataaatcttaAAAAATATAACTACANNNNNNNNNNNNNNNNNNNNNNNNNNNNNNNNTTGTAAAAACTTTgttctgtttttctttttttttatttgttcatttattgataaaaaaagaataaattaatttattatcttttaaAGTTTCAGATGATTGAATCattcaataatattattttaaaaatgcagtctaaataagataatttaaatcttcaataatattattttaaaaatattagagACCAATCTTTCTAGTTGTATTTCCACAAAATAGGGAAAAATGCTTAAATCTATTTCCGTAAGATGATAGAACCATTTGAAAATATGGAATGTAAGATGCCTTAGCATTAAGATTGTAGGTGGTTTATCTTTGTCTCATGAAGTTCATAACACACTTTCTCAATTAGcatttttaattaattctacTAGTATAATAATGTAAAATACTTGACTAGAAACTATGCAATTGCTAACCTTTTTTGGATGGTATAACAAACTATGAACTATGATGTTATGAGTACCATAAGTCATTACAAAAGAATGAGTATCATAAGTCCAATCTCCCGGCAAGTGGCAACAAAATTAAGATTCCCAATTTCCCATTAGTTACATTTACAACTAGACAAACTTGTTTCTGTGGTAAAACTGAAAAAGTAGTACAACCAGAAAATGATTATTCTCATACATATAGTCCAAGAATTGTTGAAATCCATGGTAATTAGAGAAGAGAGTTGAGAATacaataaaaatctgaaatttcaCTAAATAATAGAAGTTGAAGATAAGTGATGTCAAGCCTTAAATTTTTTAAACTAACCCAAAAATCAAAGTGACTCATGCATATGCTATATTCTTATTCTTTATGTGCCTATCATTTTTTTCCCTTGATTAGTTTGATAACAATATCAATATATTACTGATAAAAGAGTAGttaaagaaaatagagaaaatttTTCTAAAGTGTATTCTTGAAGGATAAAGAGAATGAAAATTTACCAATAATctttacatgagcatgctccaTCTTTAAAATGGTGAAACAGGTTTCGATCTCTTACAGTAATTTCTCGTTCATAGATCATGGAAATGAATTTGGTGTATGTATGACAATCGTTACACATTCTaagatttctaaaaattcttATGGGAGATCCCTCAGATGTATGTATTAGTGCAAAAGCAATTGCTAACTTTTGACTATGATAtttcaatctctgcctcttctcCTCTTCATCCACATCAAGCAACACCTGTGATGTGTCTGGTATATAGCCTTCAAATTTCAACTGCCATTCCATTTGGTGAATCATGGCATAGATGCTGTGGAAGTGGGGTTGAGACTTGTCATGTGAAACAAACTTGTAGACCCTTCTCTTCACTTCAACCAAGCTAAATCCAGGTGTCTGAACCAAGCCTTTTCGGACCATTTCAGTTCTGATCTTGGCCATGTCAACCCACTTTTGAGCCCGCGCATACATATTTGCTAGCACCAAATAGTCACCGGGGTTGTGCGGATTCAACATGAAAATATTTTCAGCTGCAATCTCCCCTAATTCTAGGTTATGTTGAACTTTACAAGCATTTAGAAGGCTCCTCCACAAAACATCATTTGGTTTTCTGGGCATGCTCTTTATGAGTTCATAGGCTTCCCTAAGCATTCCGGCTCTTCCCATAAGGTCCACCATGCAACCATAGTGCTGAATTGTTGGGTCAATCTTATGCTCGAATTGCATCCGGTTGAAAAACTCTAAGCCCTCATTGACCAGGCCGGCATGAGTGCAAGCACTTAACACACCTACATAGACAACATCATCTGGTGCCAAACCTTGTTCCAGCATTTCTGCAAAAATTCTAAGGGCTTCGCTTCCACGTCCGTGAACGGCAAGGCCCGAGATCATTACAGTGTAGGAATGTTTATTCTTCTCAGCCATACTGTGAAACACACAAAGCCCTTTCTCAATGCACCCGCACTTGGCATACATGTCAATTAATGAAGTTTTCACAATAACATTGAGTTCAGTAGTGTTTCTCAACAAGATTCCATGTACTGAACTTCCAAGGTTTGGAGATCCCAAATGGGTGCAAGCAGAGAGTACACTGACTAAGGTGCTTTCTTCAGGCCTATAGCGTCCATCATGCATCATGTCATTGAAAAGCTTCAAGCATTCATGCCACATTTCCGCACTAGCATGAGCACCAATAACAGCACTCCATGAAGCTACACTCCTTTCACTCATTTTGTCAAACACATCACGAGCATGTTCTATTGCCCCACACTTCCCATACATGCTGATCAAGCTGTTTTGCACAAAGAGATCACCTTCAAGCCCTGCCTTAAAGACATGGCTATAAATTTGCATTCCTTCCTTAAGAGCACCTAACAGTGAACATGCCTTGAAAACAAATGGGTAGGTGAAGTTGTCAGGTTCAATTCCCTCTTTAAGCATCTCAATATAAAGAATTAAAGCTTCTTCCAGGTTCATACAATTAACATTCCCCCTAATCATGGTATTGTACTCGAAACTACTAGGTTCCTCGATTCGCCGGAAGATCGAGCATGCATACTCCATACTACCCCATTTTGCTAGAGCACAAGTGGCAACTAAATTGCTCCCACAAAAATGATCCCAAAAAAGACCCAATTTTAGGATATGGGCATGAACTTGCTTAAATTCTTCCATGCTCTTGCATCTCTTAAGTAGAGGCAACCATCCATGTTCATAGAACCTAACATTCAATTCAGTGTTTTTTGGTGGAATATTATTTGATAGTGACAAAAAATGGGTTTTACTGAGAATATATGTCTCAGTGCACACCATGTTAATTTGTCAAGCTAGCTAAGCTAAATACaggaaaataataacaataataatactcTACACTCCATCATTCTAATAAACACACAAATCTGAAGATAGAAGAAAGAGAATAGATAGCTATGAACCAGGAAAAAAGTGAACTTTACTATTCATGATGCACCAAAATTGGGAACCTGGGGTTGTAGTGAGTAGTGTGACTTGGTTCTTGAAATGAAAGAAATGTGAGGAGGATTAGCAATTCAaaggaaatattttttttttctttttctttatgtaaaaaaaaaaatatttttgataaggTGTCAATTTTCCAAGAGggttttgatttttgaatgtCATCCATGAAGTTTGGCATTGCTTTTGCAGCCACAAGATTCTTAACATTAATATTTGATAGGATAATATTTGATGGAGGTGTTGTCCCCACTAGATCCTCTAACATGTTGGAAAACCTCTTATTTCTTGCCATGTGTATTTTTTGAATTTGGAAGGATAAATATCTTACAAAGTaacaattataaaataaaaataaattcggTTTCGCTACGTTATTAACGCATATCTGTCAACTTTTATTTATAGAAGTGTCTtcatggatgtgtctaataaaaatgttttttttatagTTGTATTTAATAAAAgtatctttatagatatattttctgcaTGTGTCTCTTTATACAAGCTCTTACCATTAGGATTTTTTTCCAATATCTATATTTAATCTTTTTCTCTGACTTAGATTGtttttataagttttttttttccacatcttcttagaaatttcatttttttctttctttcttgtctCTAATAAATGAATCGTACCTTTAACAGTTGAACCTAAAAAAGAAACCTCATAAATTATTGGCACATAGTTGTTTATTGGGTCGTAGTGATAAAAAGGATATTTTAGAAATTGTGAAACTGGACATTACATAACAATTATTGCATATACTATTGCAAAATCTCTAAATAAATAAAGACCAAAAATCATAACAACTAGTGCACCAACCCGTGCTTatgatatgaataaaaaaattactcTAGTGAAATTGAATTAGTCAATTAGCAGAACAACACACGAGGAAAAAAATATTGATtcgtgccaaaaaaaaaaaagttgcaaCTTTCCTAATAAGAAAAGTGCCTAAAATTGTAGAAATAGCATCAATACCATTCTAAAATTCTCCTGTGGATATGTTGCTGTAATTTTTTGCATTCACTCACTTATGAGTCCATGATATTAACACTCTGTTtggaacaaaagaaaatagagagaatgAAAATGAATGGAAAACTTAGTTTTCCTTTGATTGGATGTGAAAGGAAATTGGATGGAAAGGAAAAAAATAGACGTGGGACTCATGTTTAAGTTTTCACTTCACTTATGCGAAGAAAACTGAAGAAAATTTGTAAGTAAGTATAATATTACAAATTTACCCTTNNNNNNNNNNNNNNNNNNNNNNNNNNNNNNNNNNNNNNNNNNNNNNNNNNNNNNNNNNNNNNNNNNNNNNNNNNNNNNNNNNNNNNNNNNNNNNNNNNNNNNNNNNNNNNNNNNNNNNNNNNNNNNNNNNNNNNNNNNNNNNNNNNNNNNNNNNNNNNNNNNNNNNNNNNNNNNNNNNNNNNNNNNNNNNNNNNNNNNNNNNNNNNNNNNNNNNNNNNNNNNNNNNNNNNNNNNNNNNNNNNNNNNNNNNNNNNNNNNNNNNNNNNNNNNNNNNNNNNNNNNNNNNNNNNNNNNNNNNNNNNNNNNNNNNNNNNNNNNNNNNNNNNNNNNNNNNNNNNNNNNNNNNNNNNNNNNNNNNNNNNNNNNNNNNNNNNNNNNNNNNNNNNNNNNNNNNNNNNNNNNNNNNNNNNNNNNNNNNNNNNNNNNNNNNNNNNNNNNNNNNNNNNNNNNNNNNNNNNNNNNNNNNNNNNNNNNNNNNNNNNNNNNNNNNNNNNNNNNNNNNNNNNNNNNNNNNNNNNNNNNNNNNNNNNNNNNNNNNNNNNNNNNNNNNNNNNNNNNNNNNNNNNNNNNNNNNNNNNNNNNNNNNNNNNNNNNNNNNNNNNNNNNNNNNNNNNNNNNNNNNNNNNNNNNNNNNNNNNNNNNNNNNNNNNNNNNNNNNNNNNNNNNNNNNNNNNNNNNNNNNNNATTTAAATAAGAGAACATTTTTTttctactttctttctttttattttctcctcATCCaaacaatacaaaaaaattaactttttcttctattttcttttctccaTTTTCTTTTCATCCATTTTTTTTCCATTCATTTTCTATTTTACATCCAAACAAATCCTAAAGTGAAAACGTTAGATAAAAAGAAagatattataataatatttattgtttatttttctgATAATATATGTTTAATTTTATGCCAATTTATATAATTTTGTAGTGTATATATTTATGCAGTCATTGAAATTTTGTTTTGAAAGTGTTatctagattatttttttatcaataatagatgtaaatttatttgttatatttttgtttttatcaaagataggaagACTCAAACTCGCGACCTCTTAGATAAATATGGTGAGACTATGccataaaagaaattaaaagggggTGTTAATATGTAATTTTGTATATGATATATAAAAAACACATGAACAAAATATTAAACATGAagagttaaaattaaaaaatacctcCATATCATCACATCATTCACATGATATTATTACACATTTTTATCTAACATTTTCAAAACACTTGTACTTAGTACTACTATGGTATTAAAATTAGTAAACTAAACATAAGACAAGCTAAACAAAACATGTAACACAACCTGTCCTTTTAACTACAAATATAAGCATggcaaaagaaatttttttatgaCCTTAGTAAACAAGAGCTTTtcctatgttttatttatgttgtgATATATTAATAATATTGGTCTTTTTTATTGTTCAaacttaaatttcaaaattttaagaacTCATCTTTAAATTAATATCTTCCTCTTTCCAATATTAACGATGTGTCATCACATAAATGAAATAGAACAAAACTTTTACTCTTAAAACACCTAAGAAACTCTTATTTACTATTATTAGCATGGTTGCTTAGATCAATTTGATTTGATTATTTGCTTAAATCAAAATCTGCTAAAAAAAATCATTTGATTTGATCAAGATGCTTAGATCAATTTGCACGTAGGCCTTATCCGCAGGTGGTTTTTTCCCCTTTAATCTGAAAAACGGAATTAATAATGCATCTGAAATTAATTGATTTAAGTTTAGTCCTAATTAAAGTAggcttttttattgaaataaataaacataaaacattaattttCTAAACGCGCACCCCTAAAAATTGTTACCTAAATGTGCAGCATCATTTCTAGACCACCACCCACAAAATGAGTTTAGCCTCCACTTTAAACCACGCGCTCACGAATTGATCCATAGTGCCATTACGTGAGAGGCGCCCAAGAAATGACCATTTAAGGGGAGGACACCCACGAATTGGtccatattaaaaaattatatgttGATGTTTAGGTATCATTTGTTTTGTTAGtattaaaatgattttttttgttttcaacaTTTTATATTTTTAAGCATATATTGGTGTCATGGTATGGACGTGGATCTTCTTTTTTGGTAATATATTATTCAATGATGTCTTATTTTCAATTTCTGGATAGCCTATCATTGTTAGTTTCATACTTATGAACTGATTTTTGCTGAGATTTAATATTAACAGAGGCCAATTCTCCTTGAAGATTGAGTGTGCCTTAAATTCTCCATTAAAGAGTTGTGTAAGACATAATTCAGGAACTGGATAAGAGCATTCAGAAGATATACTGGAGCGCCATAGCATTATGATCGGTTGCATTGCTGAGGCTTGCTTGGATTGACCGACTACCCTTGCCAGATACATAAAGAGTAATATGAAAGAAGTTTACATGTCAAAGATAGGTAGTTAATGCAATTATGTGTATTTCCGTTTATATGTTTATGCCTTGCTGTGAAGATGAAAACTAATAAGCTAAAGCCCTATCTCGGTTGTCAAACCTGTGAGTTGTAATTATTGAACCAAATAATTTCGATAGTGTAGCATTAAGAGTTATAATACTAGGAAGCTCATGACCAAGGAGGTATGATCTTCATTATAAAGCAGTCCGCGCGTATGCACGGATCATATACTAGTAGTGGAGAATAATTGAACAGTTAATGAGTATTTATAAGTTACCCCATATGTTTATCATGTCACCTCGCaactttaaaattaaattatctgATGTGCAGTTTTTCATTTCGCGGATAGCAGGATTAAAATGGTCGTCAACGCTTCCCTTGTCAGCTCATACATTTTGTGGGTGGCAACCATAAAATAATGGCTAAACCCAATTTATAGGTGGTAGTCGAGACATAATGCTACGCATTTAGATAACAATTTTTAGGGGTGCGTatttaagaaaataatattatttatttatttatttcaataaaaaagccATTAAATTATNNNNNNNNNNNNNNNNNNNNNNNNNNNNNNNNNNNNNNNNNNNNNNNNNNNNNNNNNNNNNNNNNNNNNNNNNNNNNNNNNNNNNNGAAAAAAGAAGtcaccaaaaaatatatatatatatataacacctACTTTATTCAATATGTATAATAATAAGCTAAGATTTTTTTTCCCATAAGCCAACTTTATTCTGTGAGAAATTTGTAGTTATTTCTTAAAGATATCAGATACTTAATTAGTTAACTCGAAAAAGTTTGAGGAAAAGTTTAAATCCCACGCCAAACAAGGTCATTATGTGATCAAATAATCATGTTTCGCTTTTGTTAGAGTATGCATGATTgcagttaaatttttttttggtgtctGATTGCAATTAAATTTAAAGCCAAATCCTTATTTCTTAAATCTTAACTGTAAAAataacttttattttaaattttctaaatAGAATCCGCGTtgtctaatatatatatatataattaatgtaAGAtgtagtttatttcttttgcaaaaaACTATGTTAACCTTTTTTTTGTTAGTTtccaaaagtaatatatatttactGCCATGATTTCAAAGGGCTATAGAATTATCTACGCAAAACAAAGGTTCTAGAATTTCACATTGCACTATTGTAGTTTTAAATGACTGATATTTAAAATCCATTAAATTTTAGctaaatctaatttttaaattaagttTCTTTATTACAATGgcaaaattattttttcttttatatataaggTAGAATTAACATTTTATTAAAATATGTTATTTTGAGCTATACAAACTATAAATTACTACCTTTATCTAAAAACAAGTATTATTCTATAAATTTACTTACATACAATTGAAATTCAAGCACG carries:
- the LOC107642368 gene encoding vacuolar protein sorting-associated protein 25; protein product: MQKLGEFKLPHFFNYPPYFTLQPVRDTREKQVQLWKDLILDYCRTQKVFVIGLEEEFPLFSNPVIGRSLTHEAREAFLSALVADGRAEWMDKGHRKCLILWHRIQEWAEILVQFARDNGLEDGVVTMEEIRFGTESQGTELQGIDRTILNRALKILEQKGKLVVFKGTSTDDEGVKFSL
- the LOC107642369 gene encoding pentatricopeptide repeat-containing protein At1g31920 isoform X1, whose translation is MVCTETYILSKTHFLSLSNNIPPKNTELNVRFYEHGWLPLLKRCKSMEEFKQVHAHILKLGLFWDHFCGSNLVATCALAKWGSMEYACSIFRRIEEPSSFEYNTMIRGNVNCMNLEEALILYIEMLKEGIEPDNFTYPFVFKACSLLGALKEGMQIYSHVFKAGLEGDLFVQNSLISMYGKCGAIEHARDVFDKMSERSVASWSAVIGAHASAEMWHECLKLFNDMMHDGRYRPEESTLVSVLSACTHLGSPNLGSSVHGILLRNTTELNVIVKTSLIDMYAKCGCIEKGLCVFHSMAEKNKHSYTVMISGLAVHGRGSEALRIFAEMLEQGLAPDDVVYVGVLSACTHAGLVNEGLEFFNRMQFEHKIDPTIQHYGCMVDLMGRAGMLREAYELIKSMPRKPNDVLWRSLLNACKVQHNLELGEIAAENIFMLNPHNPGDYLVLANMYARAQKWVDMAKIRTEMVRKGLVQTPGFSLVEVKRRVYKFVSHDKSQPHFHSIYAMIHQMEWQLKFEGYIPDTSQVLLDVDEEEKRQRLKYHSQKLAIAFALIHTSEGSPIRIFRNLRMCNDCHTYTKFISMIYEREITVRDRNLFHHFKDGACSCKDYW
- the LOC107642369 gene encoding pentatricopeptide repeat-containing protein At1g31920 isoform X2; this encodes MEEFKQVHAHILKLGLFWDHFCGSNLVATCALAKWGSMEYACSIFRRIEEPSSFEYNTMIRGNVNCMNLEEALILYIEMLKEGIEPDNFTYPFVFKACSLLGALKEGMQIYSHVFKAGLEGDLFVQNSLISMYGKCGAIEHARDVFDKMSERSVASWSAVIGAHASAEMWHECLKLFNDMMHDGRYRPEESTLVSVLSACTHLGSPNLGSSVHGILLRNTTELNVIVKTSLIDMYAKCGCIEKGLCVFHSMAEKNKHSYTVMISGLAVHGRGSEALRIFAEMLEQGLAPDDVVYVGVLSACTHAGLVNEGLEFFNRMQFEHKIDPTIQHYGCMVDLMGRAGMLREAYELIKSMPRKPNDVLWRSLLNACKVQHNLELGEIAAENIFMLNPHNPGDYLVLANMYARAQKWVDMAKIRTEMVRKGLVQTPGFSLVEVKRRVYKFVSHDKSQPHFHSIYAMIHQMEWQLKFEGYIPDTSQVLLDVDEEEKRQRLKYHSQKLAIAFALIHTSEGSPIRIFRNLRMCNDCHTYTKFISMIYEREITVRDRNLFHHFKDGACSCKDYW